One window from the genome of Oryctolagus cuniculus chromosome 1, mOryCun1.1, whole genome shotgun sequence encodes:
- the BACE1 gene encoding beta-secretase 1, producing MAPALPWLLLWMGSGMLPAQGTQHGIRLPLRSGLGGAPLGLRLPRETEEDPEEPGRRGNFVEMVDNLRGKSGQGYYVEMTVGSPPQTLNILVDTGSSNFAVGAAPHPFLHRYYQRQLSSTYRDLRKGVYVPYTQGKWEGELGTDLVSIPHGPNVTVRANIAAITESDKFFINGSNWEGILGLAYAEIARPDDSLEPFFDSLVKQTHVPNLFSLQLCGAGFPLNQSEVLASVGGSMIIGGIDHSLYTGSLWYTPIRREWYYEVIIVRVEINGQDLKMDCKEYNYDKSIVDSGTTNLRLPKKVFEAAVKSIKAASSTEKFPDGFWLGEQLVCWQAGTTPWNIFPVISLYLMGEVTNQSFRITILPQQYLRPVEDVATSQDDCYKFAISQSSTGTVMGAVIMEGFYVVFDRARKRIGFAVSACHVHDEFRTAAVEGPFVTPDMEDCGYNIPQTDESTLMTIAYVMAAICALFMLPLCLMVCQWRCLRCLRHQHDDFADDISLLK from the exons atggccccagccctgccctggctcttgCTGTGGATGGGCTCGGGCATGCTGCCTGCCCAAGGCACCCAGCACGGCATCCGGCTGCCCCTGCGCAGCGGCCTGGGGGGCGCCCCGCTGGGGCTGCGGCTGCCCCGGGAGACTGAGGAGGACCCAGAGGAACCGGGCCGCAGGGGTAACTTTGTGGAGATGGTGGACAACCTGAGGGGCAAGTCGGGCCAGGGCTACTATGTGGAGATGACTGTGGGCAGCCCCCCGCAGACG CTCAACATCCTGGTGGACACAGGCAGCAGCAACTTTGCAGTAGGGGCTGCCCCGCACCCTTTCCTGCATCGCTACTACCAGAGGCAGCT GTCCAGCACATACCGGGACCTCCGAAAGGGCGTGTATGTGCCCTACACCCAGGGCAAGTGGGAGGGAGAACTGGGCACTGACCTGGTAAGCATCCCTCATGGCCCCAACGTCACCGTGCGTGCCAACATCGCTGCCATCACGGAATCAGACAAGTTCTTCATCAATGGCTCCAACTGGGAGGGTATCCTGGGGCTGGCCTACGCTGAGATTGCCAGG CCTGACGACTCCCTGGAGCCCTTCTTCGACTCCCTGGTAAAGCAGACCCATGTTCCCAACCTCTTCTCCTTGCAGCTCTGTGGCGCTGGCTTCCCCCTCAACCAGTCTGAGGTGCTGGCCTCAGTTGGAGGAAGCATG ATCATTGGGGGAATCGACCACTCGCTGTACACGGGCAGCCTCTGGTACACTCCCATCCGGCGGGAATGGTATTACGAGGTAATCATTGTGCGGGTGGAGATCAATGGACAAGATCTGAAAATGGACTGTAAGGAG TACAACTACGACAAAAGCATCGTGGACAGTGGTACCACCAACCTTCGTTTGCCCAAGAAGGTGTTTGAAGCTGCAGTGAAGTCGATCAAGGCAGCCTCCTCG ACGGAGAAGTTTCCGGACGGTTTCTGGCTAGGGGAGCAGCTGGTGTGCTGGCAAGCAGGCACTACCCCTTGGAACATTTTCCCAGTCATCTCACTCTACCTCATGGGTGAGGTCACCAATCAGTCCTTCCGCATCACCATCCTTCCACAG CAATACCTGCGGCCAGTGGAAGATGTGGCCACGTCGCAAGATGACTGCTACAAGTTCGCCATCTCACAGTCATCGACCGGCACTGTCATGGGAGCTGTCATCATGGAGGGCTTCTACGTTGTCTTTGATCGGGCCCGAAAACGAATTGGCTTTGCTGTCAGTGCTTGCCATG TGCACGACGAGTTCAGGACAGCAGCAGTAGAAGGCCCTTTTGTCACCCCGGACATGGAAGACTGTGGCTACAACATTCCACAGACAGATGAGTCAACTCTTATGACCATAGCCTATGTCATGGCTGCCATCTGCGCCCTCTTCATGCTGCCACTCTGCCTCATGGTGTGTCAGTGGCGCTGCCTCCGCTGCCTGCGCCATCAGCACGACGACTTTGCTGACGACATCTCCCTGCTGAAGTGA